In Ammospiza caudacuta isolate bAmmCau1 chromosome 2, bAmmCau1.pri, whole genome shotgun sequence, a genomic segment contains:
- the CLDND1 gene encoding claudin domain-containing protein 1, with product MMDNRFATALVIACVLSLISTIYMAASIGTDFWYEYHTQSPAENVSEAGRSIWEEFVSKDADEKTYTDALFRCNGTVGLWRRCITVPKNSHWYSPPETDMTTNCISFSLSDQFAEKYIEPGNHNSGTDLNRTYLWRLQFLLPFVSIGLMCFGALIGLCACACRSLYPAIATGVLHLLAGLCTLGLVGCYVAGIELLHRKLPLPEDVKGEFGWSFCLACVSAPLQFMAAALFIWAARTNRKEFTLLKAYRVA from the exons ATGATGGATAACCGGTTTGCCACAGCGCTGGTGATCGCCTGCGTGCTCAGCCTCATCTCCACCATCTACATGGCCGCCTCCATCGGCACTGACTTCTGGTACGAGTACCACACCCAGTCCCCAGCCGAGAACGTTAGTGAGGCCGGGAGGAGCATCTGGGAGGAGTTTGTCAGCAAAGATGCGGATGAGAAGACGTACACGGATGCGCTCTTCCGGTGCAACGGCACGGTTGGATTGTGGCGGAGGTGCATCACTGTACCCAAAAACTCTCACTGGTACAGCCCACCAG AAACTGATATGACTACAAACTGCATCAGTTTCTCCCTCTCTGATCAGTTTGCAGAAAAGTACATAGAGCCTGGAAATCACAACAGTGGCACGGATTTGAATCGGACTT ATCTCTGGCGGTTGCAGTTTCTCCTGCCCTTTGTCAGCATCGGCCTCATGTGCTTTGGGGCTCTGAttgggctctgtgcctgtgcctgtcgCAGCCTTTACCCAGCCATTGCCACTGGAGTCCTGCATTTGCTAGCAG ggctgtgcacgCTGGGCCTCGTTGGATGCTATGTGGCTGGGATTGAGCTGCTCCATAGGAAGCTGCCTCTGCCCGAGGATGTGAAGGGTGAATTCGGCTGGTCCTTCTGCCTCGCCTGTGTGTCAGCACCTTTGCAGTTCATGGCAGCTGCTCTTTTCATCTGGGCAGCTCGCACCAACAGGAAGGAATTCACCCTCCTGAAAGCCTACCGTGTGGCTTAA
- the GPR15 gene encoding G-protein coupled receptor 15: MRTAGPEMELTSLSSMPTVTFNYDYYYDDQCQYQHLQHLSTFLPVLYSAVFLVGIVGNSILIASLIFKRRVRRLIDIFIINLATSDFIFLITLPLWVDMEVSGESWRVGSFLCKASSYVISVNMYCSILLLTCMSADRYLAIMNPSVARRIRTRSYFGALCISVWVLSCCLGVPTLLSRELKTQYGKTYCTDKDVTEVKQIMSLTLLILAFFFPLFSILTFYCSITKRLCVHYQKAGKRDKKLRKSIKIVFIVVAAFVVSWVPYNLFKLMAILLRLLNQPDCFSGTVVHLGMKVSSPFAFANSCANPFIYFFFDNYIRRAMLQCLCPWVKMSSNSSDTLDSHLSHSLSNFVAGEYAARKRKRSVSL; this comes from the coding sequence ATGAGGACAGCTGGGCCAGAAATGGAACTCACCTCGCTGTCATCCATGCCTACCGTCACCTTCAACTATGACTACTACTACGATGACCAGTGCCAGTACCAGCACCTGCAACACTTGTCTACTTTCCTGCCTGTCCTTTATAGTGCTGTGTTCCTGGTGGGCATTGTTGGCAACTCAATCCTGATAGCATCCTTGATCTTCAAGCGGCGGGTCCGGAGGCTGATTGACATCTTTATCATCAACCTCGCTACATCTGACTTCATCTTCCTCATCACACTGCCTTTGTGGGTGGACATGGAGGTGTCGGGTGAGAGCTGGAGGGTAGGATCTTTCCTCTGCAAAGCTAGTTCCTATGTCATCTCAGTCAACATGTACTGCAGCatcctgctcctcacctgcaTGAGCGCTGACCGGTACCTGGCTATCATGAACCCCTCTGTCGCACGACGGATCAGGACAAGATCCTATTTCGGAGCACTCTGCATCTCTGTCTGGGTATTATCCTGCTGCTTAGGCGTGCCAACCCTTTTGTCCAGAGAACTGAAGACGCAGTATGGAAAGACTTACTGTACAGACAAAGACGTGACAGAAGTCAAACAGATCATGTCACTGACGCTTTTAATCCTGGCCTTCTTCTTCCCACTGTTTAGTATCTTAACCTTTTACTGCTCCATCACCAAGAGACTCTGTGTGCACTATCAGAAGGCTGGGAAACGTGATAAGAAACTGAGAAAATCCATCAAGATTGTCTTCATTGTAGTGGCAGCTTTTGTTGTCTCCTGGGTCCCTTACAACCTTTTCAAGCTTATGGCCATCCTTTTGCGACTCCTAAACCAGCCCGACTGTTTTTCTGGCACGGTTGTCCACCTGGGCATGAAGGTGAGCAGCCCTTTTGCTTTTGCCAATAGCTGTGCCAAccctttcatttattttttctttgacaaCTACATCCGCAGAGCCATGCTCCAGTGCCTGTGCCCATGGGTGAAAATGAGCAGCAACAGCTCTGATACCCTGGACAGCCACCTGAGCCATTCCCTATCCAATTTTGTGGCAGGGGAGTACGCTGCCAGGAAGAGGAAGcgctctgtgtccctctga